Proteins encoded within one genomic window of Pieris rapae chromosome 1, ilPieRapa1.1, whole genome shotgun sequence:
- the LOC110996294 gene encoding CCHC-type zinc finger nucleic acid binding protein, with the protein MSSSVCYKCNRTGHFARECTQGGGVASRDSGFNRQREKCFKCNRTGHFARDCKEEADRCYRCNGTGHIARECAQSPDEPSCYNCNKTGHIARNCPEGGRDSSGQTCYNCNKSGHISRNCPDGTKTCYVCGKPGHISRDCDESERN; encoded by the exons ATGAGTTCAAGTGTATGCTACAAGTGTAACCGCACGGGGCATTTTGCCCGCGAGTGCACACAGGGCGGCGGCGTCGCCTCTCGCGACTCTGGCTTTAACCGGCAACGCGAAAAATGCTTCAAATGCAACCGCACTGGACACTTTGCTCGCGACTGCAAGGAAGAGGCTGACCGTTGCTACag ATGTAACGGCACAGGGCATATAGCGCGCGAGTGCGCGCAGAGCCCTGACGAGCCGTCGTGCTACAACTGTAACAAGACTGGGCATATTGCGCGGAATTGTCCAGAGGGAGGACGCGACAGCTCAGGGCAGACTTGTTACAATTGTAACAAGTCAGGCCATATATCGCGCAACTGCCCGGATGGCACCAAGACCTGCTATGTCTGCGGGAAGCCCGGCCACATCTCGCGCGACTGCGATGAGTCGGAGCGGAACTAA